In Helianthus annuus cultivar XRQ/B chromosome 9, HanXRQr2.0-SUNRISE, whole genome shotgun sequence, the following are encoded in one genomic region:
- the LOC110879471 gene encoding transcription factor MYB44 produces MEQHFNWPASSSSDSSSSESSHSGQKPKHSNQIKGPWTGEEDKILTRFVERYGARNWSHISKYIKGRSGKSCRLRWCNQLSPDVHHRPFSPAEDETILAAHAQYGNRWATIARLLPGRTDNAVKNHWNSTLKKRRFENRSGVPEVVVSGSPRNVGVAADEDEEDPMTALSLAPPGTMGCESSENRTESFPVGFWDVMRGVIAREVREYVTTSFPETSSSGFH; encoded by the coding sequence ATGGAACAACATTTCAATTGGCCTGCATCATCATCCTCCGATTCATCCTCATCAGAATCCTCTCACTCGGGTCAAAAACCCAAACATTCCAACCAAATAAAGGGCCCATGGACCGGCGAAGAAGACAAGATTTTAACCCGGTTTGTTGAGCGATACGGGGCCCGAAACTGGTCCCATATTAGTAAATATATAAAGGGCCGGTCCGGTAAATCGTGTAGGCTCCGGTGGTGCAACCAGCTGAGCCCCGATGTGCACCACCGGCCGTTTTCACCGGCGGAAGATGAGACCATTTTGGCTGCACATGCTCAGTACGGGAACCGGTGGGCCACCATTGCCCGGTTGCTTCCGGGTCGGACCGATAATGCGGTTAAGAATCATTGGAATTCTACGTTGAAGAAACGGCGGTTTGAGAACCGGAGTGGTGTGCCGGAGGTTGTGGTGTCGGGATCTCCGAGGAATGTGGGTGTGGCGGCGGATGAGGATGAGGAGGATCCGATGACGGCTTTGTCTTTAGCGCCGCCGGGGACAATGGGGTGTGAGTCGTCGGAAAACCGGACGGAGAGTTTTCCGGTGGGGTTTTGGGATGTGATGAGGGGGGTGATTGCTAGGGAGGTTAGAGAGTATGTTACGACGTCGTTCCCGGAGACTTCTTCTTCTGGGTTTCATTGA